One Equus caballus isolate H_3958 breed thoroughbred chromosome 17, TB-T2T, whole genome shotgun sequence DNA window includes the following coding sequences:
- the CBY2 gene encoding protein chibby homolog 2 isoform X3 gives MAVQPEGLKCRVEESNVERGTAEPFLRLHNLYSTPRCARQAALPRLSRRVVSQHSYPLNRFSSVPLDPMERPTSQADLELDYNPPRVQLSDEMFVFQDGRWVNENCRLQSPHFSPSSSFHHKLHHKRLAKEYLLQEENKALREENKGLREENKTLRKENKILQIFWEEHKATLGREESRASSLLLHKDSVALEVVKKDPALQAHRGKETSTLQLLREENRALQQLLEQRKAFWGQAEEKAAPMEENKRAPSPHEEPHGPGLLPEQGPGLASPFEEPKGSATPQEDSKTLRALREMVSNLSGSCGEEEGKAGPGLPDGSQCLELLREMNQALQALREENQNLQVLREENRLLQEENRALHVLREEHRLFQEENKALWENNKLKLQQKLVIDTVTEVTARMEMLIEELYAFMPAKSKDPKKPSRI, from the exons ATGGCGGTGCAACCAGAGGGCCTGAAATGTAGAGTGGAGGAATCCAATGTGGAG AGGGGCACAGCCGAGCCTTTCCTGAGGCTCCACAACTTGTACTCCACCCCGCGCTGCGCCAGGCAGGCCGCCCTGCCCAGGCTGAGCCGCCGGGTGGTCAGCCAGCACTCCTACCCGCTGAATCGCTTCTCCTCCGTGCCCTTGGACCCTATGGAGCGCCCCACCTCCCAGGCGGACCTCGAGCTGGATTACAACCCTCCCCGCGTGCAGCTCAGCGATGAGATGTTCGTCTTCCAGGACGGGCGGTGGGTGAACGAGAACTGCCGCCTGCAGTCGCCgcacttctctccctcctcctcgtTCCACCACAAGCTGCACCACAAGAGGCTGGCCAAGGAGTACCTGCTGCAGGAGGAGAACAAGGCCCTGCGGGAGGAGAACAAGGGCCTGCGCGAGGAGAACAAGACCCTCCGCAAGGAGAACAAGATCCTGCAGATATTCTGGGAGGAGCACAAGGCCACGCTGGGCCGGGAGGAGAGCAGGGCCTCCTCGCTGCTGCTGCACAAGGACAGCGTGGCCCTGGAGGTGGTGAAGAAGGACCCGGCCCTGCAAGCACACCGCGGCAAGGAGACCAGCACCCTCCAGCTGCTCCGCGAGGAGAACCGCGCCCTGCagcagctgctggagcagaggaAGGCCTTCTGGGGCCAGGCCGAGGAGAAGGCGGCGCCCATGGAGGAGAACAAGCGGGCGCCCTCGCCCCACGAGGAGCCGCACGGCCCCGGGCTGCTGCCGGAGCAGGGCCCGGGCCTCGCCTCCCCCTTCGAGGAGCCCAAGGGGTCCGCCACCCCGCAGGAAGACTCCAAGACGCTCCGCGCCCTGCGCGAGATGGTCAGCAACCTGTCGGGGTCCtgcggggaggaggagggcaaggCGGGCCCCGGCCTGCCGGACGGGAGCCAGTGCTTGGAGCTGCTGAGGGAGATGAACCAGGCGCTGCAGGCGCTGCGGGAGGAGAACCAGAACCTGCAGGTACTGCGCGAGGAGAACCGGCTCCTGCAGGAGGAGAACAGGGCGCTGCACGTGCTGCGCGAGGAGCACCGGCTCTTCCAGGAAGAGAACAAGGCCCTGTGGGAGAACAACAAGCTGAAGCTGCAGCAGAAGCTGGTCATCGACACGGTGACCGAGGTCACCGCCCGCATGGAGATGCTCATTGAGGAGCTCTATGCCTTCATGCCGGCTAAGAGCAAGGACCCCAAGAAGCCCAGCAGGATCTGA
- the CBY2 gene encoding protein chibby homolog 2 isoform X1, with amino-acid sequence MSPLECSECFGDQLMHTTYTWHLTLHSRPNFTRKRDTRSESLEIPINVVLPQRGTAEPFLRLHNLYSTPRCARQAALPRLSRRVVSQHSYPLNRFSSVPLDPMERPTSQADLELDYNPPRVQLSDEMFVFQDGRWVNENCRLQSPHFSPSSSFHHKLHHKRLAKEYLLQEENKALREENKGLREENKTLRKENKILQIFWEEHKATLGREESRASSLLLHKDSVALEVVKKDPALQAHRGKETSTLQLLREENRALQQLLEQRKAFWGQAEEKAAPMEENKRAPSPHEEPHGPGLLPEQGPGLASPFEEPKGSATPQEDSKTLRALREMVSNLSGSCGEEEGKAGPGLPDGSQCLELLREMNQALQALREENQNLQVLREENRLLQEENRALHVLREEHRLFQEENKALWENNKLKLQQKLVIDTVTEVTARMEMLIEELYAFMPAKSKDPKKPSRI; translated from the exons ATGTCACCTCTGGAATGTTCTGAGTGTTTTGGTGACCAACTTATGCATACGACCTACACGTGGCATCTAACATTG CACTCGAGGCCAAATTTTACAAGAAAAAGAGATACCAGATCTGAAAGCCTAGAAATTCCAATCAATGTGGTTCTACCTCAG AGGGGCACAGCCGAGCCTTTCCTGAGGCTCCACAACTTGTACTCCACCCCGCGCTGCGCCAGGCAGGCCGCCCTGCCCAGGCTGAGCCGCCGGGTGGTCAGCCAGCACTCCTACCCGCTGAATCGCTTCTCCTCCGTGCCCTTGGACCCTATGGAGCGCCCCACCTCCCAGGCGGACCTCGAGCTGGATTACAACCCTCCCCGCGTGCAGCTCAGCGATGAGATGTTCGTCTTCCAGGACGGGCGGTGGGTGAACGAGAACTGCCGCCTGCAGTCGCCgcacttctctccctcctcctcgtTCCACCACAAGCTGCACCACAAGAGGCTGGCCAAGGAGTACCTGCTGCAGGAGGAGAACAAGGCCCTGCGGGAGGAGAACAAGGGCCTGCGCGAGGAGAACAAGACCCTCCGCAAGGAGAACAAGATCCTGCAGATATTCTGGGAGGAGCACAAGGCCACGCTGGGCCGGGAGGAGAGCAGGGCCTCCTCGCTGCTGCTGCACAAGGACAGCGTGGCCCTGGAGGTGGTGAAGAAGGACCCGGCCCTGCAAGCACACCGCGGCAAGGAGACCAGCACCCTCCAGCTGCTCCGCGAGGAGAACCGCGCCCTGCagcagctgctggagcagaggaAGGCCTTCTGGGGCCAGGCCGAGGAGAAGGCGGCGCCCATGGAGGAGAACAAGCGGGCGCCCTCGCCCCACGAGGAGCCGCACGGCCCCGGGCTGCTGCCGGAGCAGGGCCCGGGCCTCGCCTCCCCCTTCGAGGAGCCCAAGGGGTCCGCCACCCCGCAGGAAGACTCCAAGACGCTCCGCGCCCTGCGCGAGATGGTCAGCAACCTGTCGGGGTCCtgcggggaggaggagggcaaggCGGGCCCCGGCCTGCCGGACGGGAGCCAGTGCTTGGAGCTGCTGAGGGAGATGAACCAGGCGCTGCAGGCGCTGCGGGAGGAGAACCAGAACCTGCAGGTACTGCGCGAGGAGAACCGGCTCCTGCAGGAGGAGAACAGGGCGCTGCACGTGCTGCGCGAGGAGCACCGGCTCTTCCAGGAAGAGAACAAGGCCCTGTGGGAGAACAACAAGCTGAAGCTGCAGCAGAAGCTGGTCATCGACACGGTGACCGAGGTCACCGCCCGCATGGAGATGCTCATTGAGGAGCTCTATGCCTTCATGCCGGCTAAGAGCAAGGACCCCAAGAAGCCCAGCAGGATCTGA
- the CBY2 gene encoding protein chibby homolog 2 isoform X2: MSPLECSECFGDQLMHTTYTWHLTLRGTAEPFLRLHNLYSTPRCARQAALPRLSRRVVSQHSYPLNRFSSVPLDPMERPTSQADLELDYNPPRVQLSDEMFVFQDGRWVNENCRLQSPHFSPSSSFHHKLHHKRLAKEYLLQEENKALREENKGLREENKTLRKENKILQIFWEEHKATLGREESRASSLLLHKDSVALEVVKKDPALQAHRGKETSTLQLLREENRALQQLLEQRKAFWGQAEEKAAPMEENKRAPSPHEEPHGPGLLPEQGPGLASPFEEPKGSATPQEDSKTLRALREMVSNLSGSCGEEEGKAGPGLPDGSQCLELLREMNQALQALREENQNLQVLREENRLLQEENRALHVLREEHRLFQEENKALWENNKLKLQQKLVIDTVTEVTARMEMLIEELYAFMPAKSKDPKKPSRI, translated from the exons ATGTCACCTCTGGAATGTTCTGAGTGTTTTGGTGACCAACTTATGCATACGACCTACACGTGGCATCTAACATTG AGGGGCACAGCCGAGCCTTTCCTGAGGCTCCACAACTTGTACTCCACCCCGCGCTGCGCCAGGCAGGCCGCCCTGCCCAGGCTGAGCCGCCGGGTGGTCAGCCAGCACTCCTACCCGCTGAATCGCTTCTCCTCCGTGCCCTTGGACCCTATGGAGCGCCCCACCTCCCAGGCGGACCTCGAGCTGGATTACAACCCTCCCCGCGTGCAGCTCAGCGATGAGATGTTCGTCTTCCAGGACGGGCGGTGGGTGAACGAGAACTGCCGCCTGCAGTCGCCgcacttctctccctcctcctcgtTCCACCACAAGCTGCACCACAAGAGGCTGGCCAAGGAGTACCTGCTGCAGGAGGAGAACAAGGCCCTGCGGGAGGAGAACAAGGGCCTGCGCGAGGAGAACAAGACCCTCCGCAAGGAGAACAAGATCCTGCAGATATTCTGGGAGGAGCACAAGGCCACGCTGGGCCGGGAGGAGAGCAGGGCCTCCTCGCTGCTGCTGCACAAGGACAGCGTGGCCCTGGAGGTGGTGAAGAAGGACCCGGCCCTGCAAGCACACCGCGGCAAGGAGACCAGCACCCTCCAGCTGCTCCGCGAGGAGAACCGCGCCCTGCagcagctgctggagcagaggaAGGCCTTCTGGGGCCAGGCCGAGGAGAAGGCGGCGCCCATGGAGGAGAACAAGCGGGCGCCCTCGCCCCACGAGGAGCCGCACGGCCCCGGGCTGCTGCCGGAGCAGGGCCCGGGCCTCGCCTCCCCCTTCGAGGAGCCCAAGGGGTCCGCCACCCCGCAGGAAGACTCCAAGACGCTCCGCGCCCTGCGCGAGATGGTCAGCAACCTGTCGGGGTCCtgcggggaggaggagggcaaggCGGGCCCCGGCCTGCCGGACGGGAGCCAGTGCTTGGAGCTGCTGAGGGAGATGAACCAGGCGCTGCAGGCGCTGCGGGAGGAGAACCAGAACCTGCAGGTACTGCGCGAGGAGAACCGGCTCCTGCAGGAGGAGAACAGGGCGCTGCACGTGCTGCGCGAGGAGCACCGGCTCTTCCAGGAAGAGAACAAGGCCCTGTGGGAGAACAACAAGCTGAAGCTGCAGCAGAAGCTGGTCATCGACACGGTGACCGAGGTCACCGCCCGCATGGAGATGCTCATTGAGGAGCTCTATGCCTTCATGCCGGCTAAGAGCAAGGACCCCAAGAAGCCCAGCAGGATCTGA
- the CBY2 gene encoding protein chibby homolog 2 isoform X4: MERPTSQADLELDYNPPRVQLSDEMFVFQDGRWVNENCRLQSPHFSPSSSFHHKLHHKRLAKEYLLQEENKALREENKGLREENKTLRKENKILQIFWEEHKATLGREESRASSLLLHKDSVALEVVKKDPALQAHRGKETSTLQLLREENRALQQLLEQRKAFWGQAEEKAAPMEENKRAPSPHEEPHGPGLLPEQGPGLASPFEEPKGSATPQEDSKTLRALREMVSNLSGSCGEEEGKAGPGLPDGSQCLELLREMNQALQALREENQNLQVLREENRLLQEENRALHVLREEHRLFQEENKALWENNKLKLQQKLVIDTVTEVTARMEMLIEELYAFMPAKSKDPKKPSRI; this comes from the coding sequence ATGGAGCGCCCCACCTCCCAGGCGGACCTCGAGCTGGATTACAACCCTCCCCGCGTGCAGCTCAGCGATGAGATGTTCGTCTTCCAGGACGGGCGGTGGGTGAACGAGAACTGCCGCCTGCAGTCGCCgcacttctctccctcctcctcgtTCCACCACAAGCTGCACCACAAGAGGCTGGCCAAGGAGTACCTGCTGCAGGAGGAGAACAAGGCCCTGCGGGAGGAGAACAAGGGCCTGCGCGAGGAGAACAAGACCCTCCGCAAGGAGAACAAGATCCTGCAGATATTCTGGGAGGAGCACAAGGCCACGCTGGGCCGGGAGGAGAGCAGGGCCTCCTCGCTGCTGCTGCACAAGGACAGCGTGGCCCTGGAGGTGGTGAAGAAGGACCCGGCCCTGCAAGCACACCGCGGCAAGGAGACCAGCACCCTCCAGCTGCTCCGCGAGGAGAACCGCGCCCTGCagcagctgctggagcagaggaAGGCCTTCTGGGGCCAGGCCGAGGAGAAGGCGGCGCCCATGGAGGAGAACAAGCGGGCGCCCTCGCCCCACGAGGAGCCGCACGGCCCCGGGCTGCTGCCGGAGCAGGGCCCGGGCCTCGCCTCCCCCTTCGAGGAGCCCAAGGGGTCCGCCACCCCGCAGGAAGACTCCAAGACGCTCCGCGCCCTGCGCGAGATGGTCAGCAACCTGTCGGGGTCCtgcggggaggaggagggcaaggCGGGCCCCGGCCTGCCGGACGGGAGCCAGTGCTTGGAGCTGCTGAGGGAGATGAACCAGGCGCTGCAGGCGCTGCGGGAGGAGAACCAGAACCTGCAGGTACTGCGCGAGGAGAACCGGCTCCTGCAGGAGGAGAACAGGGCGCTGCACGTGCTGCGCGAGGAGCACCGGCTCTTCCAGGAAGAGAACAAGGCCCTGTGGGAGAACAACAAGCTGAAGCTGCAGCAGAAGCTGGTCATCGACACGGTGACCGAGGTCACCGCCCGCATGGAGATGCTCATTGAGGAGCTCTATGCCTTCATGCCGGCTAAGAGCAAGGACCCCAAGAAGCCCAGCAGGATCTGA